Genomic segment of Octadecabacter arcticus 238:
GCAGTTTCGACTTGATACCGGTTCCCATATCGATGGGCTGGAAAATTTACCCCCCCCCACTTAGCGGACCGGCAGAGCTGTAGCATTCTATTTGCTTATTACATGAGGCTCTCCGCCCTTAATGTAGAAATGTGCATGGTGCAGCATCTGTCACTATCGGCCCAGAGCTGACATTCACTGCCACCAAGATGCTGCGGAACGGCCCGTCGGAGCAGCTCTCTGTCTGTGGTTAAGTCAAGGGTGTTAGGTTCTGTGTCTTCCGGGTTTTCTGCAATAACGCCATCCTCAATCGCTACACGGCCCATGGCATACCTTCACAAAGGCCATAGGAAAAGTTCGGGTGGAAAAGGGGCAATCCGACCCTAGTCCGACTAATTCAACAAAGCCGACTTCAGGTAACGAACCCACTTACGGCAAGCCCCTTTGGGGCATATGATACAGTGCGAGAGGCAGATATGAATACCGATATCAAAATTGTTACCATGATAAAATGGGGCGTGGGCTATCCTGCAGACGCATTTAACCGCACCTACCGCGCCTTGAAGGTCAATTTGGACAGCGACGTTGAGATTGTCTGCGTCACCGACGACCCCACCGGACTTGAGCCGGGTATCAAGTCCGTGCCACAGGCAGAAATCCCGTTGGACCGTTCAAAGTGGAATGATGGAATGTGGCCCAAGGTGGCGCTGTTCAAAGAGGATGTCTTTCCGACGGGCGCAAAGGTTCTTTATGTGGATGTCGACATCGCGGTGGTGGGCGATCTGATGTGCTTTTTCAACCAAATCCAACCCGATGAGATGCAAATCATCAAAGACTGGAAAACCTACCATGAACAGTGGTTTCCCAAGCTGTTCCCGAGTAACCGTGGCGGTAACTCGTCCACGCTGGGCTTTGTCGCAGGCGACCATAGCAATATTTGGGACCAGTTTGTTGCCGACCCAGACGGCAGCTTTGCCAATTTCGGAAATGATCAGCAATTTATTACCGGTGTCGCGAAAAACCTGCGCTACCTGCCTGAAGGATGGACCGGACCGTTCAAGAAATCGGTCGCGCCGCTGCCGCCCTTGGCGTGGTTCAGCGCCTGCCGGCCAAAGCCAGACTGCCGGATTGTAGCTTTTCACGGGTCGCCCGAACTAGATGACCTGACACGGCGCAACCGCAGTGATCTTCAACTTCTCGCCGAAGGATTTGGGCGGATCCGCTGGATCGAGGCGTATCTTGATGCATATGACGGGCCTGTTGTTAAAAAATGATCGTTTTCGATCTGGCCTGCACAGCCTGTCTGACGTCAAACAAGACGCAAGTCTTGAAAACCCTCGTGTCGGTGGTTCGACTTCGCCCCTCCGGGCATCATTTAATTATATCAATGCATTAATATATACTCCTGCGCCTGAATTGACCTGACGATTTTGGGCCTGCGATTCACTTCGTCGCATGGCCAAAGGCGGTTCAGTCTGTATTTTGAGTTTATGAGCAAGCAATACAAAACAGTCTCCTTATCCGACGAGCAGCGCATAGCACTTGAAGCGCTTTGCCGCCGCCGCAAAGTTGACGCCCTTGTTTGGAAACGGGCGCGCGCGTTTCTTCTTTTGGACGCAGGAGAAGACGCCGGAACGGTTTGCCGGATTTTGGATATTGGCCCGACAGTTTTGACGGAGTGGCGATTTGCCTTTGCCGGTGCGGGACTATCGTTTTTCGGTCTGAAGGACTACAGCCAGCGTCAGGGTCATTTGTCCGTCGTGCAAGAGCAGGCGGTGAGAGCCCATTTCACCGCGCAGCCTGCCCGCAATGCCGATGAGGTCTGTGCCTATGTTCTAGCCGAGTGCGACCAAAACTACAGCACGTCGGGAGCCGCCAAGCTGATGCGCCGCCTGGGGTTCGCGTATAAGAAACCACAATTGCTGCCTGCACAGGCCGATGAAGCCAAGCAGGCTGCGTTTATTGCCAAATATGAGGCCCTGATGAACGGGTTGGCCGCAGATGAGATGGTTGTCTTTTCGGACGCTGTCCACCCCGAACACCAGAGCCGCCCCGCCCATGGTTGGTTCCCCAAGGGACAAAAGACGGCCCTGAAGGCGACATCAGGGCGCAAGCGGCTCAACATTCAGGGCGCGCTTGACCTTGAGACTTTCCAGTTCACCTTTGTGGAAGGCGAGAAGATCAATGCCCAGACAACCCGACAGATGCTGGAAAAGTTGGAACGCAACAACCAAACCAAGACGGCCATCCACGTCTTTGTCGACAATGCCCGCTATCATCATGCCAAGATACTACAGCCATGGCTGGACAGCCCAGAACGTCGGGTGAAGTTGCATTTCTTGCCAGCATATGCCCCGCACCTCAACCCGATCGAGCGTCTTTGGGGTGTTATGCACAAATGGGTCACCCACAATCGGCACTATGCAACGTTCAACCAATTCACAGAGGCCATTTTCGACTTCTTCCGCAAGACCCTGCCAGAAAAATGGCCAGAGTCCCGCGACACCGTCACCGACAACTTCCGCGTCATATCGCTCAAGGAATACAAAGTGATTTGAGGGGAAAACCTCAGGTCAATTCAGGCGCGGGAGTATAACTCCCAAGCACCCCAGCCGATAACGGGTTTGTCAGTTTTGATGTGAGTCTCCTTGGCCATTAGGCGCATGAATTTTCTGTTGTGGTCTGAATTTCGTGGCGCTGTGACGATTTCTCTGAATCATTGGTGGAATGGACCAAGTTACTGCTCTTGAACAACTCCTCGCCACGGCTCTGCGCAGGATCGCCGAGTTGGAAGCCGCGTTGGCGAGCATGGCGCAAGAGAATGCGGATCTGCGGCGTCAGTTGGCCAAGAACAGCAGTAATAGCAGCAAGCCGCCTTCGAGTGATGGGTTGAAGAAGCCGGTACCGCGTAGCCTGCGTGGTAAGTCCGGTAAGAAAAGTGGTGGTTAAGTTGGCCACCGAGGCGACACCCTACGTCAGACAGCAACGCCTGACTTTGTGGAGCGACATGAGGCTGAGGCCTGTGGCACCTGTCAGCATGGCTTGACGGCTGGGATGATCAAGGCGGTGGAGAGGCGTCAGGTTTATGACATACCGGTGCCGCGTCTGGAGGTCACAGAGCATCAGGCAGCGATTTATTGTTGTGGCCATTGCCGAGCCACGACGACAGCCACCTTTCCCGATGGCGTGAATACACACGTGCAATACGGTAAGCGCATTCGGGCGGCGGCGGTCTACTGCAATGTTCAGCAGCTGATCCCCGAGGATCGGGTCTGCCAACTCCTGCGTGATTTGTTTGGTGCCACCAGCCTATGCGCGGCCAGCGTGACCAACTGGGTGAACGGCACAGCGCGTACCTTGGGTGGCGTCGTCGAACACATTCTGGCCCGGCTCAATGAAGGCGGCGTTCGGCATCTGGATGAGACCGGACTTCGTGTTGCTGGTAAGCTGCACTGGCTGCACTCAATCAGCGATCTCGCCTTCACGCATTATCGCATCAGCGCCAAGCGCGGTGCTGTTCCATCCTTCCTGACCGGCGGGACAATTGTTCATGACCACTGGAAGTCCTATTACGCCCATATGAGTGGGGTGGACGCGCACGCCCTGTGCGGGGCGCATCATTTACGGGAACTCAAGGCCATCGAAGAAATCGAAAAGGAGCCGTGGGCGTGCGCGATGAGCGTGCTGCTCAACAGCGCCAATCAGCTCAAGTGCGCGGCTCAGGGGCGAGGCGAGACCGAACTCCCCACGTCGGTTCACCACGGCATCCTCACCAAATACATGGCGATCCTCACCGAGGGCCTCGCCTTCCATGAGCGACAAGACCCACTGGCTAGACGCACTGGTGCGCGAGGCCGAAAAGCCAGGCGGCCAGGCCATAACCTTCTGGTCCGCTTGCGCGACTACCGTGATGACGTCCTAAGGTTCCTTACGGACTTCACAGTTCCCTTCACCAACAATCAGGCCGAACGG
This window contains:
- a CDS encoding IS630 family transposase, producing MSKQYKTVSLSDEQRIALEALCRRRKVDALVWKRARAFLLLDAGEDAGTVCRILDIGPTVLTEWRFAFAGAGLSFFGLKDYSQRQGHLSVVQEQAVRAHFTAQPARNADEVCAYVLAECDQNYSTSGAAKLMRRLGFAYKKPQLLPAQADEAKQAAFIAKYEALMNGLAADEMVVFSDAVHPEHQSRPAHGWFPKGQKTALKATSGRKRLNIQGALDLETFQFTFVEGEKINAQTTRQMLEKLERNNQTKTAIHVFVDNARYHHAKILQPWLDSPERRVKLHFLPAYAPHLNPIERLWGVMHKWVTHNRHYATFNQFTEAIFDFFRKTLPEKWPESRDTVTDNFRVISLKEYKVI
- a CDS encoding DUF6444 domain-containing protein encodes the protein MDQVTALEQLLATALRRIAELEAALASMAQENADLRRQLAKNSSNSSKPPSSDGLKKPVPRSLRGKSGKKSGG